One window of Spirochaetota bacterium genomic DNA carries:
- a CDS encoding archease: MGFEILEGVTSADIAFLARGASIEELFGEAARALISVMIENPDTIEGTHARPITATGAGMDLLLAGFLDEILFYKDAESLVLVPGTLQIRESDDGFSLVCEARGEKIVRGRHGVLVDVKAVTLHRLSVEKAGDEWRATVVLDV, from the coding sequence ATGGGGTTCGAGATACTGGAAGGCGTCACAAGCGCCGACATCGCGTTCCTCGCCAGGGGGGCGTCCATCGAGGAGCTTTTTGGCGAGGCCGCGCGCGCGCTCATTTCCGTGATGATCGAAAATCCCGATACGATAGAAGGTACTCACGCGCGCCCGATCACCGCAACGGGTGCGGGAATGGACCTCCTGCTCGCGGGATTCCTGGACGAGATTCTATTTTACAAGGACGCCGAATCGCTTGTCCTTGTTCCCGGCACGCTGCAAATCAGGGAATCGGATGACGGATTTTCGCTCGTCTGCGAGGCCCGCGGGGAGAAGATCGTCCGCGGGAGGCACGGAGTGCTCGTGGACGTGAAGGCGGTCACCCTGCACCGCCTGTCGGTCGAAAAAGCGGGCGACGAATGGCGCGCAACGGTCGTCCTTGACGTGTGA
- the amrS gene encoding AmmeMemoRadiSam system radical SAM enzyme: MHEVKARHFNSLADGKVECSLCPHLCVIADGRTGICGVRKNVRGELCTTIYGEITGMSMDPIEKKPLYHFHPGSSILSIGTKGCNFKCHYCQNWHISQDVNAHSNRYEPDAVVKAAIDNGSVGVAYTYSEPFIWFEYTQDCARRARAAGLKNVYVTNGFINPGPLDELLEYADAMNIDLKAFKEDTYKKVQKGRLAPVLDTIRRTHGRCHVELTTLVVTGMNDDMDEMRGIIDWIAALDKNIPWHVSRYHPSYKYDAPATDTAFLRRVCEEASKKLSFVYCGNVAGGAGFEDTKCPSCGATVIERRGYRTKVTALRQGSCAACGHDLGIIG, from the coding sequence ATGCACGAGGTGAAGGCGCGGCATTTTAATTCCCTGGCGGACGGGAAGGTGGAGTGCTCCCTGTGTCCGCATCTTTGCGTAATCGCCGACGGGCGGACTGGCATTTGCGGCGTGCGGAAGAACGTGCGCGGCGAACTGTGCACGACCATCTACGGCGAGATCACGGGGATGTCGATGGACCCCATCGAAAAAAAGCCGCTCTATCATTTCCATCCCGGGAGCTCCATACTCTCGATCGGCACGAAGGGCTGCAACTTCAAGTGCCATTACTGCCAGAACTGGCACATCTCCCAGGACGTCAACGCCCACTCGAACAGGTACGAACCGGACGCCGTGGTGAAGGCCGCGATCGATAACGGATCGGTGGGCGTCGCCTACACCTATTCCGAGCCGTTCATCTGGTTCGAGTACACCCAGGACTGCGCGCGGCGCGCGCGCGCGGCGGGACTGAAAAACGTGTACGTGACAAACGGTTTTATCAATCCCGGGCCCCTGGATGAGCTGCTGGAATACGCCGATGCGATGAACATCGACCTGAAGGCGTTCAAAGAGGACACCTACAAAAAAGTTCAGAAGGGGCGCCTTGCCCCGGTGCTGGATACGATCCGCCGCACGCACGGGCGCTGCCACGTCGAGCTCACCACCCTCGTCGTGACGGGCATGAACGACGACATGGACGAGATGCGCGGGATCATAGACTGGATCGCCGCGCTCGATAAGAACATCCCCTGGCACGTCTCCCGCTATCACCCGAGTTACAAGTATGACGCGCCCGCGACCGATACGGCGTTTCTGCGGCGCGTGTGCGAAGAGGCTTCGAAAAAGCTTTCCTTTGTGTATTGCGGCAACGTCGCCGGCGGGGCGGGATTCGAGGACACGAAATGCCCCTCGTGCGGGGCGACGGTCATCGAGCGCCGCGGCTACCGCACGAAGGTGACGGCGCTCAGGCAGGGGTCATGCGCCGCCTGCGGGCATGACCTGGGCATAATAGGCTGA
- a CDS encoding MCE family protein has protein sequence MKLEKNELRVAIFIIVPVVLLLLAVMLKLGYSIASSTMDVYLKIDSLTSIKEGTPVKIKGYTIGRVTDIKPVFKPALHFLAVLRIQKEIQLYEDCGAFIFNQNIIGDPIIEIRNPEKKGEPLVANAVIEGIEYGNLDTVVQKVSQLLTSLNSMIGVIQDITLESKGNLRELVATLTKSAGTLNDTLMNSQKDVIAILGSFRDTAKTMNRISEELEKSPMKFLFKDKKE, from the coding sequence ATGAAGCTCGAAAAGAACGAATTGCGGGTCGCGATTTTCATCATTGTTCCCGTGGTGCTGCTGCTCCTCGCGGTCATGCTCAAGCTCGGGTATTCCATCGCGAGCTCGACAATGGACGTCTACCTCAAGATCGACAGCCTCACCTCGATCAAGGAGGGAACCCCGGTGAAGATCAAGGGCTACACGATCGGCCGCGTCACCGATATCAAGCCCGTATTCAAGCCGGCCCTCCATTTCCTCGCGGTCCTGCGCATTCAGAAGGAGATACAGCTTTACGAGGACTGCGGCGCGTTCATCTTCAACCAGAATATTATCGGCGACCCCATTATCGAGATACGCAATCCCGAGAAGAAGGGCGAGCCCCTCGTGGCGAACGCCGTCATCGAGGGGATCGAATACGGCAACCTGGACACCGTCGTGCAGAAGGTGAGCCAGCTGCTCACCTCCCTCAACAGCATGATCGGGGTGATCCAGGACATAACGCTCGAAAGCAAGGGGAACCTCCGCGAGCTCGTCGCGACGCTCACCAAGAGCGCGGGAACGCTCAACGATACCCTCATGAATTCCCAGAAGGACGTAATCGCCATACTGGGATCGTTCCGCGACACGGCGAAGACGATGAACCGGATTTCGGAGGAGCTCGAGAAGTCGCCCATGAAGTTCCTCTTCAAGGACAAGAAAGAATAG
- a CDS encoding class I SAM-dependent methyltransferase, with translation MLVKNDDFYREYVRVWDEGAMIDAPFITLGVEAILKDFYGDLLDAPPPFPVEAGERVLDLGCGWGRVLKPVMDREARATGLDISTKMAGLAKAHLVKNGHLPAVLVGDGTATPFRDGSFDKVYSLLVLQHLSKENGRAVFREAHRVLRDGGTAYIRVPGRFAPENLLFAFLQFVSIHVFRLKDPIRMRFYTLGEINKICREHFRETTVTAHEFRPPWNFHTRWTWHYIIVPRAFHARLRSISDWFEQKANTRFPFLRHFGVVLMVKAVK, from the coding sequence GTGCTCGTCAAGAACGATGATTTTTACCGGGAATATGTCCGCGTGTGGGACGAGGGTGCCATGATCGACGCCCCCTTCATCACGCTTGGCGTCGAGGCTATTCTTAAAGATTTTTACGGGGACCTGCTCGACGCGCCGCCGCCCTTCCCGGTGGAAGCCGGGGAGCGCGTGCTCGACCTGGGCTGCGGATGGGGGCGCGTACTCAAGCCGGTTATGGACCGCGAGGCGCGCGCCACGGGACTGGATATCTCCACCAAAATGGCCGGGCTCGCGAAGGCCCATCTCGTGAAAAACGGCCATCTCCCCGCGGTCCTCGTCGGGGACGGTACCGCCACCCCGTTCAGGGACGGGAGTTTCGACAAGGTGTACTCGCTCCTCGTGCTACAGCATCTCTCTAAGGAAAACGGGCGCGCGGTCTTCAGGGAGGCGCATCGTGTCCTGCGCGACGGCGGCACGGCCTATATCCGCGTGCCGGGGAGGTTCGCGCCCGAAAACCTGCTGTTCGCTTTTCTGCAGTTTGTGAGCATTCACGTCTTCAGGCTCAAGGATCCCATCCGGATGCGCTTTTATACGCTTGGGGAGATTAATAAAATCTGTCGGGAGCATTTCAGGGAGACCACGGTAACCGCCCACGAGTTCCGGCCGCCGTGGAATTTTCATACGCGCTGGACCTGGCATTACATCATCGTCCCCCGCGCCTTCCACGCGCGGCTTCGCAGTATCTCCGACTGGTTCGAGCAAAAAGCGAACACGCGCTTCCCCTTCCTCAGGCATTTTGGGGTCGTGCTCATGGTGAAGGCGGTGAAATAG
- a CDS encoding RtcB family protein, translated as MRVPARIYGDDALIAGMDNAVFDQITNVALLPGIVDAAICMPDGHSGYGFPIGGVAAVDPDKGVISPGGIGFDINCGIRLMATSLTIDEVRPRLRKLVETLFARVPSGVGEGGAHPFSDSRLDEAMVKGARFAVENGMGTREDLEFCEERGSIRGADPEAVSQKARDRGRNQVGSLGSGNHFLEIQVARKEHIFDERIAAEYGIFADHVYVMIHSGSRAFGHQVATDYLKKFLTVMGSRYGLSMPDRELACAPFQSPEGQAYYGAMNCAINIAFLNRQLMMHDVREAFSRVFEKSPDALGLRLVYDVCHNTAKLERLTVGGRERTLLVHRKGATRAYAPGMPDVPSRYANYGQPVIIGGSMETGSYVCAGLPTAGEAFFTTVHGSGRVMSRTQAKKRFHGREIQRRMEEHGIYVLTSSYAGLAEEAGLAYKDVDQVVTAAHRAGLSKPVARLEPLGNIKG; from the coding sequence ATGCGCGTGCCCGCACGGATATACGGGGACGATGCGCTAATCGCCGGCATGGACAACGCGGTGTTCGACCAGATCACCAATGTGGCGCTCCTCCCCGGCATCGTGGACGCGGCGATCTGCATGCCCGACGGGCATTCCGGCTACGGGTTTCCCATTGGCGGGGTCGCGGCGGTGGACCCGGACAAGGGCGTCATCTCGCCGGGGGGAATAGGCTTCGACATCAACTGCGGTATCCGTCTCATGGCGACCTCGCTCACGATAGACGAGGTGCGGCCGCGCCTGCGGAAACTGGTCGAGACGCTCTTCGCGCGCGTTCCCTCCGGCGTGGGCGAGGGCGGGGCGCATCCATTCAGCGACAGCAGGCTGGACGAGGCGATGGTCAAGGGGGCGCGATTCGCGGTCGAAAACGGGATGGGCACGCGGGAGGACCTGGAGTTCTGCGAGGAAAGGGGGAGCATTCGCGGCGCCGACCCGGAGGCCGTCTCGCAGAAGGCGCGCGACCGCGGAAGAAACCAGGTGGGAAGCCTGGGCTCCGGCAACCATTTCCTCGAGATACAGGTCGCGAGAAAAGAACACATCTTTGACGAGCGGATCGCGGCGGAATACGGCATATTCGCGGACCATGTGTACGTGATGATCCATTCCGGGAGCAGGGCGTTTGGGCACCAGGTCGCCACGGATTATCTTAAAAAGTTTCTCACGGTGATGGGCAGCCGGTACGGGCTCTCCATGCCGGACCGCGAGCTCGCCTGCGCGCCCTTTCAATCCCCCGAGGGACAGGCGTACTACGGCGCGATGAACTGCGCGATCAACATCGCGTTCCTGAACCGGCAGCTCATGATGCACGATGTGCGTGAGGCATTTTCGCGCGTATTCGAAAAAAGCCCGGACGCGCTTGGCTTGCGCCTCGTCTACGACGTGTGCCACAACACCGCAAAGCTCGAAAGGCTCACGGTGGGCGGGCGGGAGCGCACGCTGCTGGTGCATCGCAAGGGCGCGACGCGCGCCTACGCGCCGGGGATGCCCGATGTGCCGTCGCGTTATGCGAACTACGGACAGCCGGTGATCATAGGCGGGAGCATGGAAACCGGATCCTACGTGTGCGCCGGGCTGCCGACGGCCGGCGAGGCGTTTTTTACGACCGTTCACGGCAGCGGGCGGGTCATGTCGCGCACCCAAGCAAAGAAGCGTTTCCACGGGCGCGAGATCCAGAGGCGGATGGAGGAGCACGGTATCTACGTGTTGACCTCTTCCTACGCGGGACTCGCCGAGGAGGCCGGGCTGGCCTACAAGGACGTGGACCAGGTGGTGACCGCCGCGCACAGGGCGGGGCTCTCGAAACCGGTCGCGCGCCTTGAGCCCCTGGGAAACATCAAGGGCTGA
- a CDS encoding ABC transporter permease — protein sequence MNYLIQKYNSLRDGIRGFYRFVRSIIFSLRSIRYLRFRSIYTIMINQTRFTGVDALPIIISIALMLGGTVIIQATKNFPKFGIEGFIGNLLVIIIARELGPFVTAMIVVSRSGSAIAAEIATQKQNKEILSLELMGIDTRLYIVFPRILATILAILSLIVIFDLTAFAGGYLISLSTVFIPAGIFVQALIDAFSFKDLLITVVKSLIYGILIPTICCYYGFMPRSDFQIPIFVSRAVVRTLLILFVINALISAVFYF from the coding sequence ATGAACTATCTTATCCAGAAATATAATTCACTCCGCGACGGTATTCGGGGATTCTACCGGTTCGTGCGATCGATCATATTTTCGCTCAGATCGATCCGCTACCTGCGCTTCCGCTCGATCTACACGATCATGATTAACCAGACGCGATTTACGGGGGTCGATGCGCTCCCCATCATTATTTCCATCGCCCTCATGCTGGGCGGGACCGTCATCATCCAGGCGACCAAGAATTTCCCCAAGTTCGGCATCGAGGGTTTCATAGGAAACCTGCTGGTCATCATCATCGCCAGGGAGCTCGGTCCCTTCGTCACCGCCATGATCGTGGTGAGCCGGTCCGGGTCGGCCATCGCCGCGGAGATCGCCACGCAGAAACAGAACAAGGAGATACTCTCCCTGGAGCTCATGGGCATCGATACGAGGCTCTACATAGTGTTCCCCAGGATACTCGCCACCATACTCGCGATACTTTCGCTCATCGTGATTTTCGACCTGACCGCGTTCGCCGGCGGTTACCTCATCTCGCTGTCCACGGTGTTCATCCCGGCGGGAATCTTCGTGCAGGCGCTTATCGACGCCTTCAGCTTCAAGGACCTGCTCATCACCGTGGTCAAGAGCCTGATATACGGGATACTCATTCCCACCATCTGCTGCTATTACGGGTTCATGCCGCGGTCCGATTTCCAGATTCCCATATTCGTATCGCGCGCGGTGGTGCGCACGCTGCTCATTCTTTTCGTCATCAACGCCCTCATTTCGGCGGTCTTTTATTTCTGA
- a CDS encoding ATP-binding cassette domain-containing protein yields the protein MEEKELLRIESLCLRKDCLPEGASFTLSVVTGENVVLFGPEDSGIGSLCPIIARLEDEFEGEIFFNGRSIESFDYFEAHQYRTALGYLQKDYGLINNMSVEENVQLPLRYHSRLSTAGVNAKVDSLISELGLEHCRTQRPVSLSSAETLRTAYARAIALDPALMLVEHALEGQCLLNVQVFMNHLKFWAAEKHRATIFVTYEPERFVDFSNRFIMLYRGRVVFSGNRDEFLELDNEYLLQYRISSTEGPMKNI from the coding sequence ATGGAGGAAAAGGAGCTCTTACGGATCGAATCGTTGTGCCTGCGGAAAGACTGCCTCCCGGAGGGGGCTTCTTTCACGCTCTCGGTGGTCACGGGCGAAAACGTCGTTCTGTTCGGACCCGAGGATTCCGGCATCGGCTCCCTGTGCCCCATCATCGCGCGGCTGGAAGACGAATTCGAGGGGGAGATATTCTTCAACGGGCGCTCCATCGAGAGCTTCGACTATTTCGAGGCGCATCAGTACCGCACGGCGCTCGGCTATCTTCAGAAAGATTACGGGCTCATCAATAACATGTCGGTGGAGGAGAACGTGCAGCTTCCCCTCCGGTACCATTCGCGCCTTTCCACGGCCGGGGTGAACGCGAAGGTCGACAGCCTTATCAGCGAGCTGGGACTCGAGCATTGCCGGACGCAAAGGCCCGTGTCACTCTCCAGCGCCGAGACGCTGCGCACCGCCTACGCGCGGGCGATCGCCCTCGATCCCGCGCTCATGCTCGTCGAGCACGCCCTGGAGGGACAATGCCTCCTGAACGTGCAGGTTTTCATGAACCACCTGAAGTTCTGGGCCGCGGAAAAGCACAGGGCGACGATATTCGTCACGTACGAGCCGGAAAGGTTTGTTGATTTTTCCAACAGGTTTATTATGCTGTACAGGGGCAGGGTGGTGTTCTCCGGGAACCGGGACGAGTTCCTTGAGCTGGACAACGAGTACCTTCTCCAATACCGGATCTCCTCCACCGAGGGACCCATGAAGAACATCTAG
- a CDS encoding glycosyltransferase codes for MPLFSVVIPTYNRADLTRRAVASVLDQDFDDYELILVDDGSTDGTPALERAFAGRLTYLRRDNGGVSAARNAGIRAARGTHLAFLDSDDQWLPGALRAHDSFIRANPGIRIHQAEEIWVRGGRRVNPKGRHRKPGGDIFLRALELCLVSPSAVVMERGLFDEYGMFDEALPVCEDYDMWLRVSAHERVGLIPEPFVLKYGGHPDQLSRSVWGLDRYRVYAILKLLGRGADTLKPGYARAARDVARKKCGILAAGAVKRGNLALARAAQQAISALEDGRCSSIDPAILVRE; via the coding sequence ATGCCCCTTTTTTCAGTCGTAATCCCGACATACAACCGCGCGGATCTTACGCGCCGCGCCGTCGCCTCCGTGCTCGATCAGGACTTTGACGATTACGAGCTCATCCTCGTGGACGACGGCTCCACCGACGGCACCCCCGCGCTGGAGCGTGCGTTCGCCGGGCGTCTCACGTACCTGCGCCGGGACAACGGGGGCGTGAGCGCGGCGCGCAATGCGGGCATACGCGCCGCGCGCGGGACGCACCTCGCCTTCCTCGATTCCGACGACCAGTGGCTGCCCGGGGCGCTCCGCGCGCACGATTCGTTCATCCGCGCCAATCCCGGCATACGCATCCACCAGGCGGAGGAAATATGGGTGCGCGGCGGCAGGCGCGTGAATCCAAAGGGCCGGCACCGGAAGCCCGGGGGCGATATTTTTCTCCGCGCGCTCGAGCTCTGCCTGGTAAGCCCTTCGGCGGTGGTGATGGAGCGCGGGCTCTTCGACGAGTACGGGATGTTCGACGAGGCGCTGCCCGTGTGCGAGGACTACGACATGTGGCTGCGCGTAAGCGCGCACGAGCGCGTGGGACTCATCCCGGAGCCGTTCGTGCTCAAATACGGCGGCCACCCCGACCAGCTTTCCCGGAGCGTGTGGGGACTGGACCGGTACCGCGTCTACGCGATTTTAAAGCTCTTGGGGCGGGGGGCCGATACGCTTAAGCCCGGATATGCGCGCGCCGCGCGGGACGTCGCGCGAAAAAAGTGCGGGATACTTGCGGCGGGTGCGGTAAAAAGGGGAAACCTTGCGCTCGCGCGCGCCGCCCAACAGGCGATCAGCGCGCTGGAAGATGGACGCTGTAGCAGTATAGACCCTGCGATCCTCGTGCGAGAATAA